A region from the Arthrobacter gengyunqii genome encodes:
- a CDS encoding glycosyltransferase, with product MIGYYIHHQGMGHLRRAQAIAAHLPAGSVTALSSLTRPHGWNNPWIRLDRDDTGSEPASVDANGRLHWVPLHDAGLRERMGQLSAWLRDAAPGALVADVSVEAAVLARLHGVPVVSVALPGLRSDPAHTLGFGISDAVVAAWPPEAPDMLTTADDCVRGKLVPVGAISGIPVLPGRPSGPVTRVLVLGGAGGGGMNDADIEDARRQTPGVDWVSLGTNPGNRTADPLPHLRDASLVVTHAGQGAVADAAAAGVPAVIVPLERPHQEQFTTGRALSRMPGLPAIVSPGFARSDWAQVLSAAEKLDGRGWAVWNDGQGAVRAAQVIVDVAASKPVAAGTTS from the coding sequence GTGATCGGGTACTACATCCATCATCAGGGCATGGGGCATCTTCGCCGGGCGCAGGCCATCGCCGCCCATCTGCCGGCCGGAAGCGTGACTGCCCTTTCCTCCCTTACGCGGCCTCACGGCTGGAACAATCCCTGGATCCGGTTGGACCGGGATGACACCGGTTCGGAGCCCGCGTCGGTGGATGCCAACGGACGCCTGCACTGGGTTCCGCTGCACGACGCCGGACTGCGCGAACGCATGGGGCAGCTGTCCGCCTGGCTAAGGGACGCTGCCCCGGGTGCCCTCGTGGCCGACGTCTCGGTTGAAGCAGCCGTCCTGGCACGGCTGCACGGCGTTCCTGTGGTCTCCGTGGCACTGCCCGGGCTGCGCAGCGACCCCGCCCACACGCTGGGGTTTGGCATCTCGGACGCCGTGGTGGCAGCCTGGCCGCCCGAGGCGCCTGACATGCTCACCACCGCTGATGACTGCGTCCGCGGGAAGCTGGTTCCTGTCGGCGCCATCTCCGGCATCCCGGTACTGCCCGGCCGCCCATCCGGTCCCGTCACCCGGGTCCTGGTGCTGGGCGGTGCCGGCGGCGGGGGCATGAACGACGCCGACATCGAGGACGCCCGGCGCCAGACACCCGGCGTGGACTGGGTTTCCCTGGGCACCAACCCCGGAAACCGCACCGCGGATCCTCTCCCGCACCTGAGGGACGCCTCCCTGGTGGTCACCCATGCCGGGCAGGGCGCCGTGGCGGATGCGGCGGCAGCCGGTGTGCCCGCAGTGATTGTCCCGTTGGAACGGCCGCATCAGGAACAGTTCACCACCGGCCGGGCACTGTCCCGGATGCCCGGACTCCCCGCCATCGTCTCGCCCGGTTTTGCCCGGAGCGACTGGGCCCAGGTACTCTCAGCCGCCGAGAAGCTGGACGGCCGCGGCTGGGCCGTCTGGAATGACGGCCAGGGAGCTGTCCGCGCAGCGCAGGTCATCGTGGATGTGGCAGCATCAAAGCCCGTTGCGGCGGGAACAACCTCGTGA
- a CDS encoding glycosyltransferase family 2 protein, giving the protein MKVSVITLVHGRHAHLAAQQQALFRSSRLPDDYVIVAMDDPGVAASFPDPRLPGTVVELPRTGTALPLAKARNAGARAALQRGADLLLFLDVDCLPGPDLVAGYVAAATDYAASARLLCGPVTYLDPPGPQGYCLDRLSDLDSPHPARPAPLPGEIFPDDNPDLFWSLSFAVTAETWNRIGGFCEDYTGYGGEDTDFARLAGRAGAGLAWVGAARAYHQFHPTQDPPVQHVADIVRNANLFHARWGSWPMGGWLQGFRDRGLIEGGHGTTPCTLADHVGRPA; this is encoded by the coding sequence GTGAAAGTCAGCGTCATCACCCTGGTGCACGGCCGGCACGCCCACCTGGCCGCCCAGCAGCAGGCACTGTTTCGCTCGTCCCGGCTGCCCGATGACTATGTCATCGTCGCCATGGATGACCCCGGAGTTGCCGCTTCCTTTCCGGACCCGCGCCTGCCCGGAACCGTCGTCGAGCTGCCCCGGACGGGCACGGCGCTGCCGCTGGCCAAGGCCCGGAATGCCGGGGCCCGTGCGGCACTGCAGCGCGGCGCTGACCTGCTGCTCTTCCTGGATGTCGACTGCCTTCCCGGCCCGGACCTGGTGGCCGGCTACGTTGCCGCAGCCACAGATTACGCCGCCTCGGCCCGGCTGCTCTGCGGGCCGGTCACCTATCTGGACCCGCCGGGACCTCAGGGCTACTGCCTGGACCGGCTCAGCGACCTGGATTCGCCGCACCCGGCGCGCCCCGCTCCGCTCCCCGGAGAGATATTTCCTGACGACAACCCGGATCTGTTCTGGTCCCTGTCCTTCGCTGTCACGGCGGAAACCTGGAACCGGATCGGCGGTTTTTGCGAGGACTACACCGGCTACGGCGGGGAGGACACCGACTTCGCACGCCTGGCCGGCCGCGCCGGTGCGGGCCTGGCCTGGGTCGGGGCGGCACGGGCGTATCACCAGTTCCATCCCACGCAGGATCCGCCGGTGCAGCATGTGGCGGACATTGTCCGGAACGCCAACCTGTTCCACGCACGCTGGGGCAGCTGGCCCATGGGCGGCTGGCTGCAGGGCTTCCGCGACCGCGGCCTCATTGAAGGCGGGCACGGGACAACGCCCTGCACCCTTGCCGACCATGTTGGACGGCCCGCCTGA